The sequence CGCCCGCGCCGCGCAGCTCCTCGGCCGTGCGGTTCGCCTCGGCGAGGATGACCGTCACGTCGCGGTCCGCGCGGGCGCGGATCGAGGCGGCGCGCTGTGCGCCCTGGGCGCGCAGGTCCGCGGCCTCGCGCTCACGCTCCGTCTGCATGCGGCGGAACACCGCCTCGGCGTTGGCCGTCGGCAGGTCGACGCGGGTGAGGCGCACGTCGATGACCTCGATGCCGAGCTGGGCCGCCTGCCGGTCGACGATGTCCTGGATGCGCTCCATCAGCTCGACGCGGTTCGTGCGGATGATTTCCGGGAACGAGGCGTTGGCGAGCACGTTACGCATCGCGGAGTTGATGAACGACTGCAGGCGGGCGTTCGCGTTGGTGAGGTTGTTCACCGCCTGGTAGAACCGCAGCGGGTCGGTGATGCGGTAGCGCGAGAAGGCGTCGACCTCGAGGTTCTGCCGGTCGGCGGAGAGCACCGTCTGCGGCTGCAGGTCGAGCGCCAGGACCCGCTTCTCGATCGGCAGCACCACGTCGATGAAGGGCGCCTTCACGTAGAGGCCGGGCTCGGTGATGACGTTGCGCACGGCGCCGAAGCGCAGCACGACGGCCTGCTCGGTCTCGCGGACGGTGAACAGGGCTGCCCAGGCGACGACGATCGCGACGACCAGGACGATGATCGCGCCGAGGCGCAGGATCGGGTTTCTCATCGCGTGGCTCCCTGGGACTCGAGACGACGCTGGACCTCCGGCAGCGGCAGGTAGGGCACGACGCCTTCGCCCTGGCCGTTCTGGTCGATCAGCACCTTGTCGGTGTTGCCGAACACCCGCTCCATCGTCTCGAGGAAGAGACGATCGCGCGTGATCTGCGGCGCGTTGGCGTATTCGGCGTAGATCTGGTTGAAGCGGGCGGCCTGACCCTCGGCCTGGTTCACGACCTGCTCGCGATAGCCTTCGGCCTGCTGGACGATGCGCGCGGCCTCGCCTCGGGCCTCGGGAACGACGCGGCTCGCGTAGGTCTCGGCCTCGTTCTGGAGGCGCACCAGGTCCTGCTGGGCGGCGTTGACGTCGAGGAACGCTTCGCGCACCTGCGCCGGCGGCACGGCCGCCTGCAGCTGCACGACGCGGATGATCACGCCGGCGCCGTACTGATCCAGCGACTGCTGCATCAGGTCCTGGACCTCGGCGGTGATCTCGCCCTGCTCGGTGGTGAGGATCGCCTGGATGTCGCGGCGGCCGATAACCTCGCGCATCGACGACTGGGCGATCGAGTCGATGGTCGCCTCGGGGTTGGCGATGTTGAAGACGAAATTGTCGGCGTTGGCCGGGTCGATCTGCCACTGCACGTCGAAGTCGATGTCGACGATGTTCTCGTCGCCGGTCAGCATCAGCGATTCCTCGAGGACGTCGCGCTGCTGGCCCGGACTGACGGAGCGGTAGCCGATCTCGGTGCGGTTGACCTGCGTGACGTTCGGCTTGACGACCTCGCCGATCGGGAAGGGCAGGTTGTAGTTCAGGCCCGGCGCCGTCTGGCCGACGAAGCGGCCGAAGATCAGGTTGAGGCCGACCTCGTTCGGGCGGACCGTGTAGAAGCCCGTGAGCAGCCATACCGCCACGACCGCGACGAGGATCAGCGCGATCCCCTTGCCGCCGAGGCCGCCGCCGCCGGGAACGATGTTGCGCAGCCGGTCCTGGCTGCGGCGCAGGATCTCCTCGAGATCGGGCTGGTTGCCGCCGCCGCCGCCGCCCGTCGGGCCGCCGCCTCCGCCGCCGCCCCAGGGTCCTCCCGACCCGCCGCCGCGCTGGCCCCAGGGGCCGCCGCTCTGGTTGCTCCAAGGCATCGTGCGCCTTTCCCTCTCGTCAGAACCGAAAAATACTTGTCTGGCGTGTGTATCCGGCCGCGCGACCCGAGTCTCCCGGACGCCGCGACCGCCAAGCCTGAGGTGGGGCTTCGCGGGCGCGAAGTCAATCGGACGAGCGCGCCGCTTTCCGTTCCAAGTCGATGAAGGCGAAGGCGTGTTCGTCCTCCGGACCGGCCGGATGCGGCTCGTGGAAGGTCTCACGAAACGCGTTCCGGTCAAAGTCCGGAAACACGGCGTCGCCCTCGGGCTCGGCCTCGACCCGGGTCAGATACAATTTGGAGGCGTAGGGCAGCGCCAGGGCGTAGATCTCCCCGCCCCCGGCCACCACGATCTCGGCGGCTCCCATGCGCGCGGCGATGGTGTCGGCGACCGCCATCGCCGTGTCGAGGCTCTGGGCGGTGTGGACGCCCGGCGCCTCGAAATCCGGGTCGCGGGTGAGCACCACGGTCTCGCGCCCCGGCAGGGGCTTGCCGATCGACTCGAAGGTCTTGCGGCCCATGATCAGCGGCTTGCCCATGGTGAGCGCGCGAAATCGCCGCAGATCGCTCCTGAGGCGCCAGACCAGCTGGTTCTCGCGGCCGATCACGCCGTTGCGCGCCACGGCGGCGACGAGGACGACGGGCTTCATGCCGCACCCTCCCGCGGCGCCGCGTCCGCCAGCCGCTCCAGCGCCTCCCCGGTCACCCGCATCACCGTCCATTCGTCCATCGGGATCGCGCCGAGCGACCTGTAGAAGGCGATGGACGGCGCGTTCCAGTCGAGCACCCACCATTCGAGCCGGGCCAGCCCCTCCTCGCGGCAGCGCGCGGCGAGGCGCACGAGCAGCGCCTTGCCGATGCCGCGGCCGCGCGCGCTCTCCCGGACGTAGAGATCCTCGAGATAGAGGCCGTGCCGGCCGCGAAAGGTGGAGAAGTTGTAGAACCACAGCGCGAAGCCGACGGGCTCGCCGTCCCATTCGGCGATGTCGCAGAAGACGAGCGGGCGCTCGCCGAAGAGCGACGCGTCCAGCATCGCCTCGGTGGCGTCGACCTCGTGCGAGAGGCGCTCGTAGTCGGCGAGCTCGCGCACGAAGCCGAAGACCAGCGGCGCGTCGCCGGGCCGCGCGGGGCGGATCGAAAGGCTCATCGTCCGTCCCCGCCCGTGATCGCCACGGCGCGACGCGACCAGCGATGCTCGGCGAGCGCCCGCAGGAGGCAATCGGCGCAGTCCGCGCGGCTGATCGTGCCGCCGTTGAAGCCGGTGAGATCCTCGAGCACGCGATAGGTCCCGGTATAGGGGCCATGGGTCAAAACGACCGGGCGGATGACGGTCCAGTCCCGGTCGGAGGCGCGCAGGAGCTCCTCCTGCCGGGTCTTGTCGGCGTAGATCGCGCCGAGCGCGAAGGGCATGGCGACGGCGTCGTAGAGAAAGCCGCCGTGCCCGCGGCTGTCGCCCGAGCCGACGCCGGTGATCACGCCGATGCGCATGACGCCCCTCGCGCGCATGGCGTCGAGGAGCCGCTCGGTGCTCTGCGAGAAGATCGTCACCGGCTTGCCGACGTCGGGGCCGTACGATCCCGCGCCGAGGCAATAGGCGACGGCGTTGGCGCGCTCCAGCGCCTCCTCGGCGACGCCTTCCTCCAGGATCGAGCCGCGCACGTGAGTGAGATTGTCGGCCGCGGCCGGGCCGAGGCTCCGGCCCACCGCGACGACGTGGTGTCCCGCGGCCCGGGCCTGCTCGGAAAGCGCCTTCCCGATGCCCCGCGTCGCGCCGATGATGGTCAGCCGCATGTCTCTCCTCGAGCCGGCGCGGGAGCGCCGGCGGTCAATTGTTGGCGGCGAAGTCCGCGAACTCGCGCATCAGGTCCGACCAGACCACGAACGTGTCGTCGAGGTTAGCGCGCGAGACGCCGTGAGCAAGGTTGACGGTGATCTCGACGACGTAGTCGCCCTCATCGTCGACATAGGCGCGGCCGAAGATCGCGTTCTTGTTGAAGTCGTTCACGGCGTCGAGCGAGGACGACTCGACGTCCCAGATGGCGCTGAACAGGATCGTGTCGCAGCCGGCGTTCTTCTCGCAGCCGTAGAAGTAGACGCTGTAGACGTTCCCGTCGATGCGCCCCTGAAGCAGCGGATCGCCCACCGGGTCCGTCTCCAGCGCGGCGGAACCGAAGCCGCGGGCGAGATCGAGGATCGCCTGCGGATCCGAGCCGTCGATCGCGGACTGCGCGGACACGCCGCTCGCCCCCAGAACCATCGCCGCGGCGAAAGCCGCGATCCGACCATGACGCGCCATGGCGCCCTCCCCCCTTCGATCGGCGACGTTTCGCCGCGCGGCGCACGCTACGCCGCGGCGGGCGGGCCGGCAAGCGTCCGCGGCATGCGATCGGGCGCGGCCCCATTCGGCCTCCTCTCGCGTTGTGTCCCCAGCCGAGGCGACACGACGAGAGGACGAGACAGATGACCGAACGACACGGCGCCTTCCCGCAGACGATGGACATCGAGGCCGGCGTGCCGCTCGCCGATCTCCCCGACGGCGCCACCGTCGCCGGCGAATGGCGGGGCGAGAAGGTCCTCGTCGCCCGGCGCGGCGAGGAGGTGCTCGCGGTGGGCGCGTCGTGCACGCATCTCGGCGGGCCGCTGGCGAAGGGGCTCGTGGTCGAGGACACCGTGCGCTGCCCCTGGCACCACGCCTGCTTCTCGCTGCGCACCGGCCGCGCGCTCGAGGCGCCCGCCTTCGATTCCCTTCCGCGCTACGCGGTCGAGATCCGCGACGACCGCGTCTTCCTCGTCGACGAGATCGCGCCCGATCCGGGCAAGGGGCTCGCGCACGGGGAGGACCGCATCGTCATCGTCGGCGGCGGCGCGGCCGGCTTCGCGGCGGCGGACCAGCTGCGGCGGGAGGGCTATGCGGGCGCGGTGGTGATCCTCTCGGAGGACGCCGACCCGCCCTACGACCGCACCATGCTGTCGAAGGCCTTCCTGCAGGGCGGCAAGAGCGCGGACGCGCTCGACATCGCCACGGAGGGCGGGCTCGAGGGGGTCGACGTCCGTCTGGCCACGCGGGTGAGCGCGATCGACACCGCGGCGAAGACCGTGACCCTCGCCGACGGCGGCGCGCTGTCCTACGCGAAGCTCCTCCTCGCCACCGGCGGCGAGCCGAACGCGCCCGAATTTCCCGGCGCCGACCACGAGGCGGTGCGCCTCCTGCGCTCCTTGCGCGACGCCGAGGGGATCGTCTCGCGGCTCTCCGACGGCGCGCGCGTCGTGATCATGGGCGCGAGCTTCATCGGCATGGAGGCCGCGGCGGCGCTGACGAAGCGCGGCTTGGCCGTGACGGTCGTCGCGCCGCAGGACAAGCCGATGGCGGGCGTGTTCGGCGAGGCCTTCTCCGACATGCTGCGCGCGCTCCACGAGGAGAACGGCGTGACCTTCCGGCTCGGGCGCACGATCGAGGGCTACGAGAACGGCGAGGCCGTGCTCGACGACGGCGCCCGGCTGCCGGCGGATCTCGTCCTCGTCGGCATCGGCGTGCGGCCGCGCACGGCCTTGGCCGAGGCGGCGGGGCTCGAAGTGGAGAACGGGGTCGTGGTCGATGCGACGATGCGCACCAGCGCCGAGGACGTCTACGCCGCCGGCGACATCGCCGCCTTCCCCGACCCGGTCGGCGGGGAGCGCATCCGGGTCGAGCACTGGGTCGTCGCCCAGCGCCTCGGCCAGACCGCGGCGCTCGCCATGATGGGCCGCGTCGCCGCCTACGACGACCCGCCCTTCTTCTGGACGAAGCAGTACGACCTCTCCGTCCGCTATGTCGGCCACGCGAAGGGGTTCGACCGCGTCGAGATCGAGGGCGACCCGTCGGCCCGCGACGCCCTCGCCCGCTTCATCGTCGACGGCGAGACCCGCGCCGTCGCCACCGCCGGCCGCGACGCCGCGGCGCTGGAGGAGAGCGAGGCGATGCGCCGGGGGTGAGAGGGCGCGGCGGGGACATCTGTCCGGGTCGTCATCCCCCGTCCAGCGCGTGCAGCGCGTCGGAGGCGAACTGGCGCAGGGCCATCACGACGAGCACCGCGGCCGTGGCGACGATCAGGACCCACGGGCCGACGAACCAGCCGAGATAGCCCAGCGCGAAGAAGAAGGCCCGCTGGCCGCGGTTGAAGTGGCGACCGGCGACGATGGTCATCTCGGCCGCGCGCTCCGCGCCGATCTCCGCCTCGGGCGCCGCCGCGTCCTGGGGCACGGCGCCGAGCAGGATCGCGGCGTAGTTGAACAGCCGGTAGGACCAGGCGAACTTGAAGAAGGCGTAGACGAAGATCACGCCGAGCCCGAACACCTTCGCCTCGAAGGCGAGTCGGGTCGTGGCGACGCCGAAGGGCAGGTCCGCGAACAGGGCGAGCGCGGTCTCCGTCGCCTGGATCAGCGCCAGCACGCCGCCGACGGCGAACAGCGCGGTCGAGGCGAAGAAGGCCGCGCCCGATTGCAGCGAGGCCATGATGGTGGAATCGACGATCCGGTTCTCGCGCGCGAGCAGCTGGCGCATCCACGCGCGGCGATGCTCCGCCATGCGGGTGTTCAGCGAGCGGCGCGACGGCCCGAGGCGCTCGACGGCGAGATGGTAGCCGCCCCAGGCCGCGAGGAAGAACAGGAGCGCGACGAGATCGAGCCGCGTGAACCCCTCGACCGCCTCCATGCCCTCGCCTCCCCGCCTTGCGCCCCGGCGCGCCCTGCGCCACCCTCGCGCCCCCGAACCCGGACCGGAGGCTCACGCGAGACCATGCCCCAGACCATCACGAAGGGCTACAAGGCGCTGCTCGAGGAGGCGAACGCCGCGATCGAGACGCTCCCGCCGACGGAGGCGATGGCGCTCGTCGGGCGCGAGGACGTGGTCTTCGTCGATCTGCGCGATCCGCGCGAGCTCGAGCGCGAGGGCCGCATGCCCGGCGCCGTGCACTGCCCGCGGGGCATGCTCGAGTTCTGGATCGACCCGGACAGCCCCTACCACAAGCCGGTTTTCGCGCAGGACAAGCGCTTCGTCTTCTTCTGCGCCGGCGGCTGGCGCTCGGCGCTCGCGGCGAAGACCGCGGCCGAGATGGGGCTCTCCCCCGTCGCCCATGTCGGCGGCGGCTTCAAGGCCTGGAAGGAGGAGGGCGGGCCCGTCGCCGACGGGGACCGCGGCGCGCCGCGAGGGTCGAAGAGCGGCGCTTGACATCACCCCCGGCGCATGAATGGTGCGCGCGACGTCATTCCAGACAACCAAGGTCGCCTCATGTCCGCCCCCAGCTCCGCTGCGATGCATCGCTACCGCACCCACACCTGCGCCGGCCTCCGCGAGAGCGACGTGGGCGAGACCGTGCGGCTGTCCGGCTGGTGCCACCGCATCCGCGACCATGGCGGCGTCCTGTTCATCGACCTGCGCGACCATTACGGCATCACCCAGATCGTGGTGGACCCGGACAGCGAGGCCTTCAAGACGGCCGAGACCGTGCGCTCGGAATGGGTCATCCGCGTCGACGGCAAGGTGAAGAAGCGCCCCGCCGGCACCGAGAACGCGGACCTGCCCACGGGCCAGGTCGAGGTCTACATCGGCGCGCTCGAGGTGCTCGGCCCCGCGGCCGAGCTGCCCATGCCCGTCTTCGGCGAGCACGACTACCCGGAGGAGATCCGGCTGCGCTACCGCTTCCTCGACCTGCGCCGGGAGAAGCTGCACGAGAACATCATGAAGCGCGGGCGGATCATCGACTCCATCCGCCGCCGCATGAAGGACCAGGGCTTCTTCGAGTTCCAGACGCCGATCCTCACCGCCTCCTCGCCCGAGGGCGCGCGCGACTTCCTGGTGCCCTCGCGGCTGCATCCCGGCAAGTTCTACGCGCTGCCGCAGGCGCCCCAGCAGTTCAAGCAGCTCGTCATGATGTCGGGCTTCGACCGCTACTTCCAGATCGCGCCCTGCTTCCGCGACGAGGACGCCCGCGCCGACCGCTCGCCGGGCGAGTTCTACCAGCTCGACGTCGAGATGAGCTTCGTCACCCAGGAGGACGTGTTCCAGGCGGTGGAGCCGGTGCTGCGCGGCGTCTTCGAGGAGTTCGCCGAGGGCCGGCGCGTCACGCCGGTCTTCCCGCGCATTCCCTACGCCGAGGCGATGCTGAAATACGGCATCGACAAGCCGGACCTGCGCAACCCGCTGATCCTCGCCGATGTCACCGAGCTCTTCGCCCGCGAGGACGTGACCTTCAACGCCTTCAAGAACATCGTGAAGCACGGCGGCGTGGTGCGCGCGATCCCGGCCCCGGGCGCCGGCGCGCAGCCGCGCTCGTTCTTCGACAAGCTCAACGACTGGGCCCGCTCCGAGGGCGCGGCCGGGCTCGGCTACGTGATCTTCGAGGAGGAGAACGGCGCGCTCGTCGGCAAGGGGCCGATCGCGAAGTTCATCCCCGACGAGGTGCAGGGGCTCATCGCCGTGGCGGCGAACGTCAAGGCGGGGGACGCGGTGTTCTTCTCCGCCGGCGACAAGGGCAAGGCCGTGGCGCTCGCCGGCAAGGCGCGCACGCGCATCGGCGAGGAGCTGGGGCTGATCGACGCCGACCAGTTCGCCTTCTGCTGGATCACCGACTTCCCGATGTACGAGTGGGACGAGGACGAGAAGAAGATCGACTTCTCGCACAACCCCTTCTCCATGCCGAACTACGACATGGAGAAGTTCCTCGCGCTCAACCCGGCGGACTACGACGAGATCCTGGGTATCACCGCCTGGCAGTACGACATCGTCTGCAACGGCATCGAGCTCTCCTCGGGCGCCATCCGTAACCACCGCCCCGAGATCATGAAGAAGGCCTTCGGGCTGGCCGGCTACAGCGAGGACGTGCTGGAGGCCAAGTTCGGCGGCATGCTGCGCGCGCTCGCGCTCGGCGCCCCGCCCCACGGCGGCATCGCGCCGGGCATCGATCGCATCGTCATGCTGCTGTGCGGCGAGCAGAACCTGCGCGAGGTCGTTCTCTTCCCGATGAACCAGAAGGCGGAGGACCTGCTCATGGGCGCGCCCTCCGACGTGACGGCGAAGCAGCTGCGCGAACTGCACATCCGGCTCAACCTGCCGGAGTGAGGCGCGCAGCTCACGGCAGCGTCAGCCGCCCGTCGGGCTCGATCGTGACGAAGGGGTTGTGGGCGACCTCCCAGAGGATGCCGTCCGGGTCGGCGAAATAGCCGGAATAGCCGCCCCAGAACGCGCGCGCGGCCGGCTTCGCCAGCCGGGCGCCGGCCGCGACGGCCTGCGCAAGGACGGCGTCGACCTCCGCCTCGCCGCGCGCGTTGTAGGCGAGCGTGAAGCCGCGGAACGCCGGCGCGTCGCCGCCCTCGACGTGCGCGTCCTCCGAGAGGGCGGCCGAGGGATAGAGCGCCAGCGCCATCCCGCCGAGCTGGATGAAGACGATGCGCGCGTTGCTCGCCGGCGAGACGCGCCAGCCGAGGCCGCCCTCGTAGAAGGCGCGCGAGCGCGCCACGTCCGCGACCCCGAGCGTGACGATGCTCAGCCTCTGCTCCATGGCGCGCCCCCTCCCCGCCCTCAGCGAGCGCCTTCCAGATCCCGGCCCAGCTCCTGCAGCGCGCGGCCGAAGGCCTCGCCGCTCTCGCGCAGGGTGCGCTCGAAGCTCTCGGAGAGCCGCACGTCGGCGTCCGGGCAGTCGGGCACGCCCTCAGGGCGCAGGCGCGGGGTGATGCCGGTGCCGGGCGCGACGAGATAGGCGCAGCCCGTGTCGGGGTCGCTCCAGATGAAGGGCTCGGTGTCGTCCTGCGCCTGCGCCGCCGCCATGGCGGCGAGGAGCGCGAGAACGGCGAGAGTCGGGCGGATCATCGTCTTTCTCCAATCGTTCAGTGCGCGAAACCGACGCTCGCGAGCAGCTCGGTCTCGACGGCGCGGGAACAACAGCCGGGAGCCGCGCCGGTTCGCGTCGCCGCGAGAGGGCCGCAAACGAAAACCCCCGCGCGGGTGCGCCGCGCGGGGACCGAAACGTCTCGCGTCGCGGGCGCGCGGCCCGCGGCGGGATCACATCTCGCGATACGTGCCGTCTTCCCAGACGTACCAGACGTAGTTCGCCTCGACGGGGTCGCCGACATCGTTGAAGTCGATCTCGCCCAGCACGGTGTCGAAGGTGGTGGCGTCGAGCGCGTCGACCACGCCCTCGAAGTCCGTCGAGCCGGCCTCGAGCACCGCGTCGCGCCACGCCTCGATCGCGGCGTAGGTGTAGAGCGTGTAGCCCTCGGGGTTGATGCCGCGCGCCTCGAAGGCGGCGACCGCCTCCTGGGCGGACTCGTACTTCCGCGGGTCGGGCGAGAAGGTCATCATCACGCCGTTGCCGAGGTCGCCCGTGATCGACCAGAACTCGTCGGTGACGAGCGCGTCGCCGGAGACGAGCTGCGCCTCGAGGCCCTGCTCGCGCATCTGGCGCAGGATCAGGCCGGCCTCGGTGTGGTAGCCGCCGATGTAGACCGCCTTGATGCCCTCGGCGTTGAGGCGCGACACGAGAGCGGAGTAGTCGCGCTCGCCGGGCGTGTAGGCCTCGAACATCTTCGCCTCGACGCCCGCGGCCTCCATGGCCTTGCGGGTCTCCTCGGCGAGGCCCTGGCCGTAGGCGGTGCGGTCGTGGAGGATCGCGACGTCGCCCTCGGGATAGTTCGTGGCGAGGAACTCGCCGGCGACCACGCCCTGCTTGTCGTCGCGGCCGCAGACGCGGTAGATGCCCGGGCCCGGACGATCGTCGGTCAGCGCCGGGTTGGTCGAGGCCGGGGAGATCTGGATGATGCCTTCCTCGGAATAGACCGCGGAGGCCGGGATCGACGAGCCGGAGCAGAAGTGGCCGGCCACGAAGACCACGCCCTCGCCGGCGAACTGGTTGGCGACGTTCACGGCCTGGCGCGGATCGCAGGCGTCGTCGCCGACGACGAGACGCAGCATCTCGCCGTTGATGCCCCCGTCGGCGTTGATCTGCTCGACCGCGAGCTCGGCGCCGTTCTTCATCTGCTCGCCGAAGGAGGCGTACTGGCCCGTCATCGGGCCGGCGACAGCGATCACGATCTCGGCCGAAGCGGGCGCGGAGGCCGCCATGAGCGCGCCGAACGCCACACCTGTCAGCATTCTTTTGGTCATCGGAACGTTCCCTTCTTTCGGATTAGACATCCCCGGAGCGGATGACGCTTGGCGAGCGCATCGCCGGGAGGCGGGGCCGCGCGCGCCGCGGCCGCAATTTCTGCGCATTTTGCGCAGCTTGTCGACTGGCTTTGCCGTTGTCAGTCGATTTTTCCGCCGGCGGGGGCCCGAGGCCGCCAGGTCAGCGGCGTCGAGGTCTCGTAGGCGAACCGGTATTGCCGGGTCATCAGGCCGGCGAGGGTGGCGCGGTGACCGAGCCACGCGATCCCCATCAGGATGACGGTGTCGACCGCGTAGTAATGCAGCGACAGGAGCGTGCCCCCGAACAGCGAGAAGTGGATGAAGCGCGCCGCCGCGCCGAGCAGCAGCATCCACGCCGCCGCCTGCCAGTAGGGCTCCCAGCTGCGGGCGATGGCCCGGCCCGACATCCAGGCCGCGCCGCCCGCGAGCACGACCGTGACGAAGAAGAAGACCCAGAAGGAGTTTTCCCACAGAATGCCCATCGCGCCCTCCCTCAGTGCCGTCCGCCTTCGAGGTAGGCCGCCCGGACCTCCTCCTTGGCCAGCAGCTCCCGGCCGCCGCCGGTCATCGTGATCAGCCCGTTGACCATCACGTAGCCGCGATGCGCGAGCTTGAGCGCGTGGTAGGCGTTCTGCTCGACCAGGAAGACCGTGAGCCCGTCGTCCCTGTTGAGCGCCTCGAGGCTCGAGAAGATCTGCTTCACGATCAGCGGCGCGAGGCCGAGGGAGGGCTCGTCCAGAAGCAGCAGCTTCGGGCGGCTCATCAGGGCGCGGGCGATGGCGAGCATCTGCTGCTCGCCGCCCGACAGCGTGCCGCCGCGCTGGTGCATGCGCTCCTTCAGCCGCGGAAAGAAGGCGAACACCTTCTCGAGGTCGGACTTGAAGTGGGTCCCGTCGGTGATCGACGCTCCCATCTGCAGGTTCTCGTAGACCGTCATGCGCGGGAAGATGCGCCGCCCCTCCGGAGACTGCGCGATGGAGAGCCGCGCGATCTTGTGGGTGGGCATCCGGGTGATGTCCTCCCCCATGTAGACGATCCGGCCCTCGCGCGCCTGCGGCTTGCCGAAGATGGTCATCATCAGGGTCGACTTGCCGGCGCCGTTGGCGCCGATCAGGGTGACGATCTCGCCCTTGTTCACGTGCACGTCCACCCCGCGCAGGGCGACGATGTTGCCGTAGTAGGTCTTGACGCCGGAGACGTCGAGCATCGCCTCGCTCATTGCCCCACCTCCGCCTCGACGGCTTCCACTTCCTCGTCGTCGACGCCGAGATAGGCGGCGATCACCTTGGGATCGTTCTTGACGAAATCCGGAGTGCCGTCGGAGATCTTCTTGCCGTAGTCGAGCACGACCACGTGGTCGGAAATCTCCATGACGACGCTCATGTCGTGCTCGATCAGGAGGAGCGAGGTCTCGCCCTCCCGCTTGATGCCGAGGAGAAGCTCGTTCAGCTCGGACGATTCGCGCGGGTTGAGGCCCGCCGCCGGCTCGTCGAGGCACAGCAGCACGGGATCCGAGCACATGGCGCGTGCGATCTCCAGGCGCCGCTGGTCGCCGTAGGGCAGGCTCGCCGCCGGCTCGTCGGCGCGGTGGATCAGGTTGATCCGCTCGAGCCAGCCCTTCGCCCGCTCGATCGCCGCGCGCTCCGCGTGCCGGTAGCGCGGCGCGCCGACGAGGCCGAGGAAGGTGAAGCCGGAGGCCCGCATCAGGTAGTGATGCTGGGCGACCATCAGGTTCTCGAGCACCGTCATGCCGCCGAACAGGCGGATGTTCTGGAACGTGCGCGCCACCTTGGCCTTGGCGTTCACGTCGTGGTCGGCCATGCGCTCGAGCAGGTAGAGCGCCTGTCCGCCGCCGTGCCAGGACTGATGGGGCGAATCGGTGAGCGGGTCGACGTGAGCGAAAGCCTCGCTCGAGCCGTGGGCGAGCGCCATGCGGCCTTCGGTGGGCTTGTAGAAGCCGGTGATGCAGTTAAACACCGTCGTCTTGCCGGCCCCGTTCGGGCCGATCAAGGCGGTGATCTCCCCGCGCCTCGCCTCGAAGGAGAGGTCGTCGACGGCCACCAGGCCGCCGAAGCGCATCGTCAGATGATCGATGCGCAGGATCGTGTCGTGCGCAGCCATCAGCCCTGCCCCTGCGATACCATGTCGGCGCCGACCTTCTTGCGTTCCTTCAGGAACACCGAGGGGGCGCGCGACGAGACCAGACCGCGCGGACGCCAGACCATGATGAGCACCATCATCGCCCCGAACACCAGCATGCGGTACTGCTCGAACTCGCGGA comes from Salinarimonas sp. and encodes:
- a CDS encoding protease modulator HflC gives rise to the protein MRNPILRLGAIIVLVVAIVVAWAALFTVRETEQAVVLRFGAVRNVITEPGLYVKAPFIDVVLPIEKRVLALDLQPQTVLSADRQNLEVDAFSRYRITDPLRFYQAVNNLTNANARLQSFINSAMRNVLANASFPEIIRTNRVELMERIQDIVDRQAAQLGIEVIDVRLTRVDLPTANAEAVFRRMQTEREREAADLRAQGAQRAASIRARADRDVTVILAEANRTAEELRGAGDAERNRVLAGSYSVDPEFFAFYRSMLAYENALTRTDIADSRIVLSPDSEFFRFFTDPSGRRQGGQSTLPPPAGAQEPAPGPVSAAPAPAAPGEDAGAAEATASVPPPIEAEEPAATPASAAAAAPAVAQ
- the hflK gene encoding FtsH protease activity modulator HflK; the encoded protein is MPWSNQSGGPWGQRGGGSGGPWGGGGGGGPTGGGGGGNQPDLEEILRRSQDRLRNIVPGGGGLGGKGIALILVAVVAVWLLTGFYTVRPNEVGLNLIFGRFVGQTAPGLNYNLPFPIGEVVKPNVTQVNRTEIGYRSVSPGQQRDVLEESLMLTGDENIVDIDFDVQWQIDPANADNFVFNIANPEATIDSIAQSSMREVIGRRDIQAILTTEQGEITAEVQDLMQQSLDQYGAGVIIRVVQLQAAVPPAQVREAFLDVNAAQQDLVRLQNEAETYASRVVPEARGEAARIVQQAEGYREQVVNQAEGQAARFNQIYAEYANAPQITRDRLFLETMERVFGNTDKVLIDQNGQGEGVVPYLPLPEVQRRLESQGATR
- a CDS encoding dihydrofolate reductase; translation: MKPVVLVAAVARNGVIGRENQLVWRLRSDLRRFRALTMGKPLIMGRKTFESIGKPLPGRETVVLTRDPDFEAPGVHTAQSLDTAMAVADTIAARMGAAEIVVAGGGEIYALALPYASKLYLTRVEAEPEGDAVFPDFDRNAFRETFHEPHPAGPEDEHAFAFIDLERKAARSSD
- a CDS encoding GNAT family N-acetyltransferase, producing MSLSIRPARPGDAPLVFGFVRELADYERLSHEVDATEAMLDASLFGERPLVFCDIAEWDGEPVGFALWFYNFSTFRGRHGLYLEDLYVRESARGRGIGKALLVRLAARCREEGLARLEWWVLDWNAPSIAFYRSLGAIPMDEWTVMRVTGEALERLADAAPREGAA
- a CDS encoding NAD(P)H-binding protein; the encoded protein is MRLTIIGATRGIGKALSEQARAAGHHVVAVGRSLGPAAADNLTHVRGSILEEGVAEEALERANAVAYCLGAGSYGPDVGKPVTIFSQSTERLLDAMRARGVMRIGVITGVGSGDSRGHGGFLYDAVAMPFALGAIYADKTRQEELLRASDRDWTVIRPVVLTHGPYTGTYRVLEDLTGFNGGTISRADCADCLLRALAEHRWSRRAVAITGGDGR
- a CDS encoding YbjN domain-containing protein, encoding MARHGRIAAFAAAMVLGASGVSAQSAIDGSDPQAILDLARGFGSAALETDPVGDPLLQGRIDGNVYSVYFYGCEKNAGCDTILFSAIWDVESSSLDAVNDFNKNAIFGRAYVDDEGDYVVEITVNLAHGVSRANLDDTFVVWSDLMREFADFAANN
- a CDS encoding FAD-dependent oxidoreductase, with protein sequence MTERHGAFPQTMDIEAGVPLADLPDGATVAGEWRGEKVLVARRGEEVLAVGASCTHLGGPLAKGLVVEDTVRCPWHHACFSLRTGRALEAPAFDSLPRYAVEIRDDRVFLVDEIAPDPGKGLAHGEDRIVIVGGGAAGFAAADQLRREGYAGAVVILSEDADPPYDRTMLSKAFLQGGKSADALDIATEGGLEGVDVRLATRVSAIDTAAKTVTLADGGALSYAKLLLATGGEPNAPEFPGADHEAVRLLRSLRDAEGIVSRLSDGARVVIMGASFIGMEAAAALTKRGLAVTVVAPQDKPMAGVFGEAFSDMLRALHEENGVTFRLGRTIEGYENGEAVLDDGARLPADLVLVGIGVRPRTALAEAAGLEVENGVVVDATMRTSAEDVYAAGDIAAFPDPVGGERIRVEHWVVAQRLGQTAALAMMGRVAAYDDPPFFWTKQYDLSVRYVGHAKGFDRVEIEGDPSARDALARFIVDGETRAVATAGRDAAALEESEAMRRG
- a CDS encoding DUF599 family protein, producing the protein MEAVEGFTRLDLVALLFFLAAWGGYHLAVERLGPSRRSLNTRMAEHRRAWMRQLLARENRIVDSTIMASLQSGAAFFASTALFAVGGVLALIQATETALALFADLPFGVATTRLAFEAKVFGLGVIFVYAFFKFAWSYRLFNYAAILLGAVPQDAAAPEAEIGAERAAEMTIVAGRHFNRGQRAFFFALGYLGWFVGPWVLIVATAAVLVVMALRQFASDALHALDGG
- a CDS encoding rhodanese-like domain-containing protein yields the protein MPQTITKGYKALLEEANAAIETLPPTEAMALVGREDVVFVDLRDPRELEREGRMPGAVHCPRGMLEFWIDPDSPYHKPVFAQDKRFVFFCAGGWRSALAAKTAAEMGLSPVAHVGGGFKAWKEEGGPVADGDRGAPRGSKSGA